In Malassezia japonica chromosome 2, complete sequence, one DNA window encodes the following:
- a CDS encoding uncharacterized protein (COG:S; EggNog:ENOG503Q36P; BUSCO:EOG09260RNZ), with protein sequence MQDAVRGLLDAAAILTGDRDAALHIERAKRTREQIATGEGREAGMRHTLQQRLDHFAKTPLYTELAGELGGVLYAKEDATLEQVQRNTGWFALACTDRIHTVAQTPQTPTPGKEPVALLGARDLAVIKQLLTASFAWLVVPLIELYDTTFEVMHPSTLHEDMSDSTRLHEADDDDALWDTVNKQLARIIGIFANLFRRATDPVSNTALPVSQVARTDVAVLVLRIYFVDVLRVLVRIAFGPATSGLTAPVEAAQDELHGLLEALPTSIDLAALRSVPTVSALSSHLRSGAPSTPRFVREHCARLLSLQLLRPEGVRTLLIGMLGANEADMLSGDIGDELGEGDTTFKRLEGATKLLTTPPKGMERSRYYAEMIPHVLSVLDPVTQPNTTPVHGMHRRAAAFTLMRMVERSPTAVHASLDPVIGGVLLAKVAGAADVDRALRLLASAVLLAPPSADFIHFMVAPLALRLLKLDTFFESDPKAKVETMSDDARSRATQKNEVNETLHIWLRLGAAAETAQAISTALQAACTSDGAAWHDTNDGVEIVPEDPRSDVDFRGLLKGTVLTIEQLQQQLSLTEGDEPHMPADLVQSLSFPVLPQRVSALLKRAQRQDVASSLLLTSLESYSRTQTQATSQITVDEASPAELEQRSVYYLQLIGQLLEAFGAKLLDGDIDRVLRFIDYACTQHTPHTPADTKEAPSTLDALRNIQDQEEDAPGAEHDWELVNTALNLFLSLLEGHTELVPQTTPMLQVLRHKVEGLRDAPDAEVRALSQEVVLVLSARQQQAAPPSSTAVRPKYLDVYQEALQYLQDPIIPVRAHGLHLLSQLVSKDKKVHSECYGDELDPALLPAIFDIFMNAIQDEESFLYLNAVKGLAQMAAHWRDATLRPLVALYVGGDKTQNGMACALEYGQELSQRETDKRLRIGEALLQVLQHCGEAIVPAVALIVNPLLTAVRNPVFSATLRSSFISILGTCVEVAPTALASSGASEDMARLCRELVQVESVRRPMMRKAHVTAHVTGKDATGEQKRTAIDDDDDECEKMAEKEGHAGTDVDPKLPQLRRAALLLLAVLLRSTRHQLDAFLDARQHQLEETPEPESLSALRLPGGGMLPETRQTTSKVPAPVPLLSMQAAQHLVPVMSYVATEDVDALVRQQASDCLDEVRLLESAHISARAAGLS encoded by the exons aTGCAGGATGCCGTGCGGGGgctgctcgacgctgcCGCGATCCTCACGGGCGACCGCGATGCTGCTTTGCACATTGAGCGTgcgaagcgcacgcgcgaaCAGATAGCTACGGGCGAGGGACGCGAAG CCGGCATGCGACACACTttgcagcagcgcctcgaccacTTTGCCAAGACACCGCTCTACACAGAACTGGCTGGCGAGCTGGGGGGCGTGCTGTATGCAAAAGAGGATGCGAcactcgagcaggtgcagcgGAATACGGGCTGGTTCGCTCTCGCATGCACGGACCGGATCCACACAGTCGCACAGACACCACAGACACCCACGCCAGGAAAAGAACCCGTGGCGCTGCTGGGTGCGCGCGACCTGGCAGTGATCAAACAGCTGCTCACTGCGAGCTTTGCGTGGCTCGTTGTACCGCTCATCGAGCTGTACGACACAACGTTCGAGGTCATGCATCCGTCGACGCTGCACGAAGACATGTCAGACAGCACACGCTTgcacgaggccgacgatgacgacgcACTATGGGATACGGTAAacaagcagctcgcgcgtaTCATCGGCATCTTTGCCAACTTGTTCCGGCGCGCCACCGATCCGGTGTCCAacacggcgctgccggtCTCCCAGGTGGCCCGGACCGACGTCGCTGTGCTGGTCCTGCGCATCTACTTTGTAGACGTGCTCCGCGTGCTCGTCCGCATTGCATTTGGGCCTGCGACCAGCGGCCTCACCGCGCCCGTGGAGGCGGCTCAAGACGAACTGCACGGACTGCTCGAAGCTTTGCCGACATCGATCGACCTCGCCGcactgcgcagcgtgccgacaGTCAGCGCGCTATCGTCGCAtctgcgcagcggcgcaccgagcacGCCCAGGTTTGTGCGTGAGCACTGTGCGCGCCTGCTTtcgctgcagctgctccgGCCCGAGGGCGTGCGTACGTTGCTCATTGgcatgctcggcgcgaaCGAGGCCGACATGCTCAGTGGCGATatcggcgacgagctcggcgagggtGATA CCACCTTTAAACGTCTGGAGGGCGCGACAAAGCTGCTGACGACACCGCCAAAAGGAATGGAGCGCAGCCGCTACTATGCTGAAATGATCCCGCACGTTTTGTCGGTGCTCGACCCAGTCACGCAGCCAAACACGACGCCTGTGCATGGCATGCACCGTCGTGCTGCTGCCTTTACGCTGATGCGCATGGTTGAGCGCAGCCCGACGGCGGTGCATGCCTCGCTTGATCCGGTGAttggcggcgtgctgctggcCAAGGTggccggcgctgcggacgtcgaccgtgcgctgcgtctgctTGCTTCAGCCGTCTTGCTTGCGCCGCCTTCGGCGGACTTTATCCATTTTATGGTAGCCCCTCTGGCGCTCCGACTCTTGAAACTGGACACGTTCTTCGAGAGCGACCCCAAGGCAAAAGTCGAGACGATGTCGGACGAtgcacgctcgcgagcgaccCAAAAGAACGAGGTGAACGAAACGCTGCACATCtggctgcgcctcggcgcggctgcCGAGACGGCACAAGCGATCAGCACGGCGCTTCAGGCTGCGTGCACGTCAGATGGCGCAGCTTGGCATGATACGAATGACGGCGTCGAGATCGTCCCGGAAGA CCCTCGCTCTGACGTCGATTTCCGTGGCCTCCTCAAAGGCACCGTACTGACCATTGAGCAgctccagcagcagctGTCCTTGACTGAGGGCGACGAGCCCCATATGCCAGCCGACCTGGTGCAGTCGCTCTCGTTCCCTGTGCTTCCGCAGCGCGTGAGTGCGCTTCTGAaacgggcgcagcgccaggatGTGGCCAGCTCTCTCCTCCTCACCTCGCTCGAGAGCTATTCACGGACCCAGACGCAGGCCACGTCCCAGATCACGGTCGACGAAGCAAGTCCTGCTGAGCTGGAGCAGCGCTCGGTCTACTACCTGCAGCTCATCGGCCAACTTCTCGAGGCGTTTGGCgccaagctgctcgacggAGATATCGATCGTGTCTTGCGCTTTATCGACTATGCATGCACGCAACATACCCCTCATACGCCGGCAGACACAAAGGAAGCACCGAGcacgctcgatgcgctgcgcaataTTCAGGACCAAGAAGAGgacgcgcccggcgccgagcacgactGGGAGCTGGTCAACACTGCACTGAACCTCTTCTTGTCACTGCTCGAAGGGCACACGGAGCTCGTGCCGCAGACTACGCCGATGCTCCAGGTCCTGCGCCACAAGGTCGAGGGCCTccgcgatgcgcccgaTGCCGAGGTACGTGCGCTGTCGCAAGAAGTCGTACTGGTCCTCAGCGCACGGCAGCAgcaagcagcgcctccAAGCAGTACGGCCGTTCGGCCCAAGTACCTCGATGTGTAccaagaggcgctgcagtaCCTGCAAGACCCGATTATCCCCGTGCGTGCGCATGGTCTGCACCTCTTGTCGCAGCTTGTGTCCAAGGACAAGAAAGTACACAGCGAGTGctacggcgacgagctcgatcCTGCCTTGCTCCCTGCGATCTTTGACATCTTTATGAATGCGATCCAAGACGAGGAGAGTTTCCTCTACTTGAACGCGGTCAAAGGTCTGGCGCAGATGGCGGCGCACTGGCGCGATGCGACGCTCCGTCCGCTCGTTGCACTgtacgtcggcggcgacaaGACACAGAACGGCATGGCCTGTGCGCTCGAGTACGGCCAGGAACTCAGCCAACGCGAAACGGACAAGCGTttgcgcatcggcgaggcACTTCTGCAAGTGCTGCAGCACTGCGGCGAGGCAATTGTGCCGGCCGTGGCCCTGATTGTGAATCCGCTCCTgacggcggtgcgcaaTCCAGTGTTTtccgcgacgctgcgcagctcgttTATCTCGATCCTCGGGAcgtgcgtcgaggtcgcgccgacggcgctcgcttCGAGCGGGGCGTCCGAAGACATGGCCCGCCTCTGTCGTGAGCTCGTCCAGGTCGAGAGCGTCCGTCGCCCGATGATGCGCAAAGCGCACGTCACGGCACACGTCACCGGCAAGGACGCCACAGGCGAGCAAAAGCGCACGGCGattgacgacgacgacgacgagtgCGAAAAGATGGCGGAAAAAGAGGGACATGCGGGCACCGACGTGGACCCCAAGCTGCCGCagctccgccgcgccgcgctcctgctcctggccgtgctgctgcgctcgacgcgccaccAACTCGATGCCTTCCTCGACGCCCGCCAACACCAGCTCGAAGAaacgcccgagcccgaatcgctctcggcgctgcgtctgcCTGGCGGCGGAATGCTGCCCGAGACACGCCAGACGACATCCAaggtgccggcgccggtccCCTTGCTCTCgatgcaggcggcgcagcacctggTCCCTGTGATGAGCTATGTGGCTACAGAAGACGTTGACGCACTGGTGCGCCAACAGGCGAGCGACTGcctggacgaggtgcgcctgctcgagtcggcgcacatctcggcacgcgccgccggccttTCGTAG
- the CYP10 gene encoding peptidylprolyl isomerase (COG:O; EggNog:ENOG503P1VH): MSVTLHTTLGDLKIEVFCETVPRAAENFLGHCAAGTYDEVKWHRNMRDFMIQTGDPTGTGKGGQSIWGEPFQDEICATLKFNARGIVAMANGAPNTNKSQFFITYSKQSHLDGKYTIIGKVIDGAELGGTLDTMEKVPVDAKHRPLDEIRMTGVTIHANPIAQRALP; the protein is encoded by the exons aTGAGTGTGACGCTGCACACGACGCTCGGTGATCTCAAG ATCGAGGTCTTTTGCGAGACAGTTCCCCGTGCGGCGGAGAATTTCCTTGGGCATTGTGCGGCTGGGACGTACGATGAGGTGAAATGGCACCGGAACATGCGCGACTTTATGATCCAA ACCGGCGACCCTACTGGCACCGGCAAAGGCGGCCAATCGATCTGGGGCGAGCCATTCCAGGACGAGAtctgcgcgacgctcaaG TTTAATGCGCGTGGTATTGTCGCCATGGCGAACGGCGCGCCGAACACGAACAAGTCGCAG TTCTTTATCACATACAGCAAGCAGTCGCACCTTGATGGCAAGTACACCATCATCGGCAAGGTGATTGACGGTGCGGAGCTtggcggcacgctcgatACTATGGAAAAAGTTCCGGTCGACGCAAAGCACCGTCCGCTAGACGAAATCCGCATGACGGGCGTCACGATCCATGCGAACCCcattgcgcagcgtgcgcttccgtga
- the nrf1 gene encoding GTPase regulator Nrf1 (TransMembrane:3 (i20-41o47-65i86-106o); EggNog:ENOG503P2Q0; COG:O; COG:U) → MSTQPLLQRTAGKRIALPVLLSWLSFTVTLSALAAGLLNFGDRVGRVSAALFSFVAIAIMLYALVTYHWRANAIRNRGSGPYDDRLAGPTVLSVLLLTAIVVNFVLRFNE, encoded by the exons ATGTCGACGCAGCCTCTTCTGCAGCGTACGGCGGGCAAGCGTATTGCGCTTCCCGTTC TCCTCTCGTGGCTCAGCTTCACCGTGACCctctcggcgctcgccgcgggtCTGCTCAACTTCGGTGaccgcgtcggccgtgtCAGCGCTGCGCTGTTCAGCTTCGTCG CCATCGCTATCATGCTCTACGCCCTCGTCACCTACCACTGGCGTGCGAACGCGATCCGCAACCGCGGCAGCGGCCCTTACGATGACCGTCTCG CAGGCCCTACGGTGCTCTCGGTCCTCCTCCTGACGGCGATCGTCGTCAACTTTGTACTCCGCTTCAACGAGTAA
- a CDS encoding uncharacterized protein (EggNog:ENOG503P6BS; COG:U) — protein MAGRGASSARLAAEFPSIAQLSRDEMREVLGESHDPRIQEDQAAYFDALLHSLPEVRDLYDEHKALLERVEEQAARNAELRPKLEAVRAATRAAYEHARAADAAWPAVEREMNEAYKRFSPMALQTRLQLAAAHAHDESEALANAYVEGLPATDSLDMIDDTTFVRHYRALRTLYHRRALLHEQCTHQRVQWRT, from the exons ATGGCCGGGCGTGGGGCATCCtctgcgcgcctcgcggccgagtTCCCGAGCATTGCGCAGCTCTCGCGCGATGAgatgcgcgaggtgcttggCGAGTCGCACGATCCACGCATCCAAGAAGACCAGGCGGCGTACTTTGATGCGCTTCTGCACAGCCTCCCGGAGGTGCGCGACCTGTACGACGAGCAcaaggcgctcctcgagcgcgtcgaggagcaggcaG CGCGCAATGCGGAGCTGCGTCCGaagctcgaggccgtgcgtgccgccacgcgcgctgcgtacgagcacgcgcgcgccgccgacgcggcctggccggcggtcgagcgcgagatgAACGAGGCGTACAAG CGCTTCTCGCCCATGGCACTCCagacgcgcctgcagcttgccgcagcgcacgcgcacgacgagagcgaggcgcttgcgaaCGCCTATGTCGAGGGACTCCCGGcgaccgactcgctcgATATGATTGAC GACACGACCTTTGTGCGGCACTACCGTGCGCTCCGCACACTCTaccaccgccgcgcgctcctccacGAACAGTGCACCCACCAGCGCGTGCAGTGGCGTACATAA
- a CDS encoding uncharacterized protein (TransMembrane:3 (o6-29i50-73o93-110i)) produces MPSVLAVYSAVALCGALVLLVAAIAHALMHLSGWIDAHPEKARRLGVRYALVNLAALATFTVLGYLPWASALLSLSSTLYTLWSLAWRRQPSLVLLGLALCLPLGAHLSLTSHYATAQAAWAAHTFGFQDAPQLPRATPHEVVALLGGVVWTLPIWHGLCVTTESLALPTQST; encoded by the exons ATGCCCAGCGTGCTGGCCGTGTACAGCGCGGTAGCTTTGTGCGGTGCGCTGGTGCTGCTCGTGGCGGCGATCG cgcatgcgctcaTGCACCTCAGCGGCTGGATTGACGCGCACCCTGAAAAagcacgccgcctcggcgtgcgctaCGCGCTG GTGaacctcgcggcgctcgcgaccttTACTGTGCTGGGCTATTTGCCATGGGCGAGCGCACTACTCTCCCTTTCATCGACCCTGTATACCCTGTGGAGCCTTgcgtggcggcggcagccgtcgctcgtgctgcttggcctcgcgctgtgcctaccgctcggcgcgcacctcTCGCTTACGTCGCACtacgcgacggcgcaggcggcgtgGGCCGCGCATACCTTTGGCTTCcaagacgcgccgcagctcccccgcgcgacgccgcacgAGGTCGTGGCGCTCCTGGGCGGCGTTGTCTGGACGCTGCCCATCTGGCACGGCCTGTGCGTCACGACCGAGAGTCTCGCGCTCCCTACGCAGTCCACATAA
- a CDS encoding uncharacterized protein (COG:K; EggNog:ENOG503P7QF), with amino-acid sequence MNMSDAPAARLYDVPSSAAPQGTPAAWPIYAVPRVAPPAAVAPMQAPREPESMEEQSSDSPRTPSPILGGTDAERVATPGHLTFPQVGLGTMEQEMQLLTSLEDLEEADAPAERAETDNLASEMLERLAAIRRDENAPSPHQAELTTMVETLAQRVQQQQESREKLRHLVRVTRLASLSLLSSLRISYSHMLHAERDINSRLEVELSGSKSQSRMLSDMVSRASLTHDDERRTTPQRASDVPDDERRPPPTPPAAAERNKLLADKRYLRQRVHDAEAQVARLESELEALRPVLLRHSHDEPPIAPSRTPRTPRRHREAVMGDAKSEHLLLAARMLRTLRHAARGHASPGSTLTDNSPTKYKTDALDGPHTPRTREYPTTPKSAVRPRVVTDEQALAPREWAGSAPLSGIDELLHAAQSLRGSETENTSPRVGYRHSEGSTHYESPARASPTRPAWQAPPASAPVFGSPKRRRVSPSAMDIEEHAGHARTPGTDRLSALDVLADQAATHEAPERSPPKTPSEAHHRRTHSSSHPSLDQPSWTPVSQPKTSQSAVKPRGVGGNQSPEKRLPYVRWSAEEDTKLRKAIKEHGQRWEHVARAVGTRSYHQCRQRYLLMRRKEAAANGLASPSKSTGARTPVRTQARPTHSTHPTPFAETREAPPPPPEEEHGSSESSSYDAEGQAHAAPVPVPPQPVFTSPHARRLRGGA; translated from the exons ATGAACATGAGCGACgcacctgctgcgcggctgTACGACGTGCCTAGtagtgcggcgccgcagggcaCGCCCGCTGCGTGGCCGATCTACGCCGTgccacgcgtcgcgcccccCGCGGCTGTTGCGCcgatgcaggcgccgcgtgAGCCCGAGAGCATGGAAGAGCAGTCTTCCGACTCGCCACGCACACCCTCGCCCATACTCGGCGGTAcagacgccgagcgcgtcgcgacaCCAGGGCACCTTACCTTTCCGCAGGTTGGCCTCGGGACGATGGAGCAAGAGATGCAGCTGCTCACTtcgctcgaggacctcgaagaggcggacgcgccggcagagcgcgccgagaccgATAACCTCGCGtccgagatgctcgagcgcctcgccgcgatCCGCCGCGATGAAAATGCACCCTCGCCGCACCAAGCCGAGCTCACCACGATGGTCGAGAccctggcgcagcgtgtgcagcagcagcaagAGTCGCGTGAGAAGCTGCGCCACCTGGTGCGCGTAacgcgcctcgcgtcgctctctCTCCTCTCTTCCTTGCGCATTTCCTACTCACATATGCtgcatgccgagcgcgataTCAActcgcgcctcgaggtcgagctgTCCGGCTCCAAGAGCCAGTCGCGCATGCTGAGCGACATGgtctcgcgcgcctcgctcacccacgacgacgagcgccgcacgacgccgcagcGTGCAAGCGACGTCCCGGACGATGAGCGCCGGCccccgccgacgccgcccgccgccgccgagcgcaacaAGCTCCTGGCCGATAAGCGCTACCTCCgccagcgcgtgcacgacgcggaagcgcaggtcgcgcgcctcgaatCCGaactcgaggcgctgcgcccggtgCTCCTCCGCCACtcgcacgacgagccgccgatcgcgccgagccgcacgccgcgcacgccgcgccgccaccgcGAAGCGGTGATGGGCGACGCCAAGTCGGAGCACctcctgctcgccgcgcgcatgctgcgcacgctgcggcacgcggcgcgcggccacgCCTCGCCGGGCTCGACGCTCACGGATAATTCCCCGACCAAGTACAAGACGGACGCGCTGGACGGGCCGCATACCCCCCGCACGCGCGAGTACCCCACGACGCCCAAGAGTGCGGTGCGCCCCCGCGTCGTGAccgacgagcaggcgcttgcgccgcgcgagtgggcgggcagcgcgccgctgagcgggatcgacgagctgctgcacgccgcgcagtcCCTGCGTGGCTCGGAAACGGAAAacacgtcgccgcgcgtcggctACCGGCACTCGGAGGGGTCAACACACTACGAGTCCcctgcgcgcgcctcgccgacgcgccccgcgTGGCAAGCTCCGCCGGCGTCTGCGCCGGTCTTTGGCAGCCCaaagcgccggcgcgtgtcgccctcggcgatgGACATCGAAGAGCACGCCGGACATGCGCGCACACCCGGCACGGACCGCCTGTCGGCGCTCGATGTGCTTGCCGATCAGGCTGCGACAcacgaggcgcccgagcgcagccCCCCAaagacgccgagcgaggcgcaccaccgccgcacgcactCCTCGTCGCACCCTTCGTTGGACCAGCCGAGCTGGACGCCCGTGTCGCAGCCCAAGACGAGCCAGTCGGCCGTCAAGCCGCGGGGCGTGGGGGGGAACCAGAGCCCCGAAAAGCGCTTGCCCTACGTACGCTGGTCGGCGGAGGAAGATACaaagctgcgcaaggccaTCAAAGAGCACGGCCAGCGGTgggagcacgtcgcgcgggcGGTCGGCACGCGTTCCTACCACCAGTGCCGCCAGCGCTACCTGCTcatgcggcgcaaggaGGCGGCCGCCAACGGCCTCGCATCGCCGAGCAAGAgcaccggcgcacgcaccccGGTGCGCACCCAGGCGCGCCCGACACACTCGACGCACCCCACGCCGTttgccgagacgcgcgaggcgccgccgccgccgccggagGAAGAGCATGGCTCCTCGGAATCGTCGTCCTACGACGCCGAGGggcaggcgcacgccgcgccggtgcctgTGCCGCCGCAGCCAGTGTTTAcctcgccgcacgcgcg GCGTTTGCGCGGGGGCGCGTAG
- the SEC27 gene encoding Coatomer subunit beta' (TransMembrane:1 (o427-452i); EggNog:ENOG503NWHK; COG:U), whose translation MPMLLDIQRKFFSRSERVKSVDFHPTEPWLLAGLYNGTVFIWNYETSAVVKTFEVADVPVRCVRFIARKNWFLAGSDDYYLRCYNYNTHEKVIAFEAHPDYVRSIAVHATHPYVLTGGDDMTVKLWDWDKNWRLMQTFEGHTHFIMNLCFNPKDSNSFASASLDRTVKVWTLGASQANFTLEAHEKGVNYVDYYHGSDKPYMITTGDDKTVKIWDYLSKSCVQTLSGHSSIVSFAIFHPSLPLIISGSEDGTVKLWHANTYRLESTLDYALERVWCIAYQKNKNDIALGYDEGAVVVKLGKEEPSVSMDVSGKVVWARNAEVLSTNLATLTDQELVDGERIRIQTREMGNTEIFPQLLQHSPNGRFVTVCGDGEYTIYTALAWRNKAFGAALGFAWAADSNTYAIRENSTTRVRLFKNFKEQSGLVLVNYVVEGIAGGALLAVIGVGFVCFYDWNTGAMVRRINVEARQVLWSQTNQLVAIATDDSYYVLRFNREAYDEYAASGMASDDDGFEDAFEVLAEVSETVRTGKWTGECFVYTNAANRLQYFIGEQAYTIRPLDHELYVLGYLPQLSRVFAADKDLNVYSFALSLAVIEYQTAILQQDFAHAAELLPTIPAQQRNKVAKFLEAQEMHDLALDVAVDADHKFDLAVSLDKFDVALEIARTAPASGAETRWRTIGDRALARWNVALAQECFEMANDVHSLLLIATAKKDAALLRDVGQKARAKGDMNLAFAAFLQVQDVAQCIEILKETKRFAEAALFARTYAPSQVPALVQSWKQEFEVQPSQKQQQMGARIGDPSLDPALFPEGWDATLAREASLRPQANLLD comes from the coding sequence ATGCCCATGCTGCTGGACATCCAACGGAAGTTCTTCTCGCGCTCGGAGCGTGTGAAGTCCGTCGACTTCCACCCTACCGAGCCGTGGCTGCTGGCTGGGCTGTACAATGGTACCGTGTTCATTTGGAACTACGAGACGAGCGCGGTGGTCAAGACCTTCGAGGTAGCCGACGTGCctgtgcgctgcgtgcgctttATTGCGCGCAAGAACTGGTTTCTTGCCGGCTCGGACGACTACTACCTGAGGTGCTACAACTACAACACGCACGAAAAGGTCATTGCGTTCGAGGCACATCCGGACTATGTTCGCAGCATTGCCGTGCACGCGACGCACCCGTACGTGCTCACCGGCGGTGACGACATGACTGTCAAGCTCTGGGACTGGGACAAGAACTGGCGCCTGATGCAGACCTTTGAGGGACACACGCACTTTATCATGAACCTGTGCTTCAACCCGAAGGACTCGAATTCGTTCgcctccgcctcgctcgatCGCACCGTCAAGGTCTggacgctcggcgcgagccAGGCCAACTTTAccctcgaggcgcacgagaAGGGCGTGAACTACGTGGACTACTACCACGGCAGCGACAAGCCCTATATGATCACGACCGGCGACGACAAGACCGTCAAGATCTGGGACTATCTCTCCAAGTCGTGCGTGCAGACGCTCTCGGGCCACTCGTCGATCGTGTCGTTCGCCATCTTCCACCCCTCGCTCCCGCTGATCATCTCGGGCTCGGAGGACGGGACGGTGAAGCTGTGGCACGCTAATACCTACCGCCTCGAGTCGACGCTCGActacgcgctcgagcgcgtctgGTGCATTGCTTACCAAAAGAACAAGAACGATATCGCGCTGGGCTACGACGAGGGCGCAGTCGTCGTcaagctcggcaaggaggaGCCGAGCGTGAGCATGGACGTCAGCGGCAAGGTCGTCTGGGCACGCAACGCCGAGGTCCTCAGCACGAACCTCGCGACACTCACCGAccaggagctcgtcgacggcgagcgcatccgcaTCCAGACGCGCGAGATGGGCAACACGGAAATCTTCCCCCAGCTCCTGCAGCACTCGCCGAACGGCCGCTTTGTGACGGtgtgcggcgacggcgaatATACGATCTACACCGCGCTGGCGTGGCGCAACAAGGCAtttggcgccgcgctcggctttGCGTGGGCCGCCGACTCCAACACGTACGCGATCCGCGAGaactcgacgacgcgcgtgcgcctgtTTAAAAACTTCAAGGAGCAGTCCGGCCTGGTCCTGGTCAACTACGTCGTGGAGGGCAttgcgggcggcgcgctcttgGCCGTGATTGGCGTTGGGTTCGTGTGCTTCTACGACTGGAATACGGGCGCAatggtgcgccgcatcaacgtcgaggcgcgccaggtGCTCTGGTCGCAGACGAATCAGCTCGTGGCAATCGCGACCGACGACTCGTACTACGTCCTGCGCTTCAACCGCGAGGCGTACGACGAGtacgccgcgagcggcatggcgtcggacgacgacggctTTGAGGACGCGTTCGAagtcctcgccgaggtgtCCGagaccgtgcgcaccggAAAGTGGACCGGCGAGTGCTTTGTGTACACCAATGCGGCGAACCGCCTGCAGTACTTTatcggcgagcaggcgtACACCATCCGCCCGCTCGACCACGAGCTGTACGTGCTCGGGTACCTGCCCCAGCTGAGCCGCGTGTTTGCCGCAGACAAGGATCTGAACGTCTACTCGTTTGCGCTCTCGCTCGCTGTGATTGAGTACCAGACCGCCATCTTGCAGCAGGActttgcgcacgccgccgagctcctgccGACGATTcccgcgcagcagcgcaacaAGGTGGCCAAGTTCCTAGAGGCACAGGAGAtgcacgacctcgcgctcgacgtcgctgtcgacgccgaccacAAGTTCGACCTCGCCGTGTCGCTCGACAAGTTTGACGTGGCGCTTGAGATCgcacgcacggcgccggcgtcgggcgccgagacgcgctggcgcacgatTGGCGACCGCGCCCTCGCGCGCTGGAACGTGGCGTTGGCGCAAGAGTGCTTCGAGATGGCGAACGACGTGCACTCGCTCCTGCTCATTGCGACCGCCAAGAAGGACGCCGCGCTTCTGCGGGACGTCGGCCAGaaggcgcgcgccaaggGCGACATGAACCTCGCTTTTGCCGCCTTCCTTCAGGTCCAGGACGTGGCGCAGTGCATCGAGATCCTGAAGGAGACGAAGCgctttgccgaggcggcgctctttgccCGCACCTACGCCCCGAGCCAGGTTCCGGCGCTGGTCCAGAGCTGGAAGCAGGAGTTTGAGGTGCAGCCGAGCCAGAAGCAGCAGCAGATGGGCGCACGCATCGGCGACCCGAGCCTCGACCCGGCGCTCTTCCCCGAGGGCTgggacgcgacgctcgcccGCGAGgcgagcctgcgcccgcAGGCCAACCTGCTCGACTAG